In Clostridia bacterium, the genomic stretch AGTGCGAATCGATGATGCCGGCCGTCACGAACTTCCCTGCAATGTCGATAACGGGGACTCCGGCAGGCGCGTTGACGGTAGTGCCGAAGGCGGCGATCTTGCCATCCTTCACATGAATGCTGCCGCGTTCGATGCGCCCATGCGTCGAAGTAAGAAGCGTCGCATTACGCAGGACAAATTCACTCGTTGGCGTAGCTGGTTGCGCAGTCTGCTGGACGACAGGTTGCTGGGCAAACGCGGCGCAGCTCAACAGAAGCGCCGCTATCGCAAGCGCGGCGCGTGATAGCGAGGATCTCACCATAGATACAGGCTCCTTAGAAATGCAGACCCGGAGTGAGCGCGATTCTAAAGGAAGGACGCAGCGCACGCTATTACTTAGCCGAGAAGTTTCAGACTCCCGACTCTCGACTTCCCCCTTGCAGCATCCGCTTTGAAGTTCGAAACTATCCCCCATGCGTGCTGTAGTGCAGCGTGTGAGCCGCGCTCGAGTGAGCGTGAATGGCGAAGTGACGGGACAGATCGGTACGGGCTTGCTCGTGCTGCTCGGCGTTGGGCAAACCGACTCCGAACCGGCTGCCGACTACCTCGCCGAAAAGATCGCTGGATTGCGCGTCTTCGAAGACACCGAGGGCAAGATGAATCTCTCTATCGCAGACGTGGGGGGCGCGATGCTGGCCGTTTCGCAGTTCACGCTTTTCGGCGATGTCAGGCGTGGCAAGCGCCCCTCGTTCGATGAGGCGGCCCGTCCAGAACGCGCGAAGGAACTGTACGACTACTTTGTCGAGAAGATTCGTGCCGCGGGTCTGCGCTGCGAGACCGGCGTCTTCCAGGCCACGATGGATGTGGAACTGGTGAACGCGGGTCCAGTCACGATCCTGCTGGATTCTGCAAAGCTCTTCTAATGCGAACGACCGCAGCCCTTCGTAGCAGCCAAGGCACAACGGTCATTCAGCAGAGACAATGGCATCGGCGACGGCTGCGGCCTCTACCGCAGGACGAACGTCATGCACTCGGACAATTAGCGCGCCCTTGAGGATGACCGCTGCGACGCTCGCGATAGTGCCGTGGAGTCGTTCCGCTGGGGACAGATCGTGGGCCGACTCGTGGCTGACCTCGGCCAGGCGCTGCCCGACCGTGCGTCCAATGAACGACTTGCGCGAAGTTCCGGCGAGGAGCGGGAAGCCCAGCTTGCGAAGGTCCCCAAAATGGGCTAGCA encodes the following:
- the dtd gene encoding D-aminoacyl-tRNA deacylase — its product is MRAVVQRVSRARVSVNGEVTGQIGTGLLVLLGVGQTDSEPAADYLAEKIAGLRVFEDTEGKMNLSIADVGGAMLAVSQFTLFGDVRRGKRPSFDEAARPERAKELYDYFVEKIRAAGLRCETGVFQATMDVELVNAGPVTILLDSAKLF